The Bdellovibrionales bacterium genome segment TTCTTCTTCCCAAACACAGCCTTCTCAACTTCATCTTGGCTCGCCTCCACCGTCGTCTTTATCTTCGGTTCCCAGTAATCAGCATTTTTACGTAGAGGAGTTTCAATGTTGGTGAGTCCCTTCGCAAAAGCTTCGATATCTGCGATCTGGATATTCGTGATTCCTAAATAAAAGAGAGTCCATGCCAGGCGACCTTCATCGCCTCTTCCCTTTAAACCATTACCCAGAACCAACACTGGCGTTGAAGAGTGCATCCCCAGAAGCGCCAAACGGCGAGCAAACCTTTGAAAACTCGGCTGAAGCTTTCCCGGAGTCGCACTCCTTCCATCAACGAACTCCTGCCAAGTGAGATGAATTGAGCCTGGTACATGGGCCATGGTATAATCAAAACGGCTTCGAGTGTCGATGACAACAAGATCATCGCTCAGCACAACTGGTGCGCTCATGCGAGCACTAAGTACTTCTAAATCCAGACTCTGATTTTCTGTGACTCGAGTGGGCGCCGGAGTTTGACAGCCACCAAGGAGAAAAACCAAAACCACTTGGATAAAAAGAGAGCAGCCTGAGATAGAAAACAAACCATTTATGTAAATATCCATTTACCCAAACCCCACATATCCAATTTGACTCGCGATCGCTCTATTTGTGCTTCATGGTTGGAAAGAAAATAATGTCACGAATGCTAGGTTGATCTGTCAATATCATTACCAGACGTTCAACTCCAAGCCCAACTCCCCCTGTCGGTGGCATTCCCACATCAATCGCATGAATAAAATCTGAATCCATGGGTTGGGCTTCTTCATCTATCAAACGAAGACTCTCCTGTTCTTTCAGCCGCTCAAGTTGATCTTCTGGGTCGTTGAGCTCTGTATAAGCATTTCCCAATTCCATGCCTGCCACGATGGGCTCAAATCTTTCGACCAAGCCTGATTCAGATCGATGCTTCTTCGTTAATGGGGAGACCTCGACAGGAAAATCCAGTATAAAGGTCGGTTGCCAGAGATGTTTTTCAACCGTCAACTCAAAGGCTTCCATAATCATTTCACCACGACGTGGTTGATCCTTAAAATCTGAACCCAATGATTTGATCTTTTCAAATAGGTCTTCATCTGACAACTTGGCGGGATCGAATCCACCATATTCCACAATTCCATCCAAAACTCTCAACCTGCGCCAGGGCGGGGTAAAGTCCAATTCCTTACCTTGGTAAACAAGCCTTTTTGAACCTCTTACGTTCTCACAGACAGTCGCGACAAGTTCTTCAAACTGTGTCATTTGATCTTTGTAGTCCGTGTAAGCTTCGTAATACTCCAACATTGTAAATTCTGGATTGTGGGAACGATCAATCCCCTCATTTCGAAAATTCTTAGAAATTTCGTATACTTTGTGAAGCCCCCCGACGATCAACCTTTTTAAATAAAGTTCAGGAGAGATCTTAAGAAAAAGCTTCATGTCGAGAGCGCGATGGTGAGTTGAAAATGGATAGGCAGCTGCCCCTCCATAAATGGGCTGAAGAACAGGAGTTTCTACCTCCAAAAATCCTCTCCCATCCAGAAATTTTCGAATTTCCCGAATGATTTGGGAACGCAATTCAAAAACTCGACATGATTCTGGACTCATAATGAGGTCTAAATGGCGATGACGATACTTGATCTCAATGTCGGCCACGCCGTGCAACTTTTCAGGTAGAGGCTCAAGTGATTTACAAAGAATCGTAAATGACTTCGCGTGAACAGAAAGCTCTCCTTTTTGAGTCTTAAATACAAAGCCTGTCACTCCCACATGATCGCCAATATCAATTAACTCAAAGGCCAGTCTATCTTTCTCGCACAATTCCTGAACCCGCACATAAACTTGAATAGGACCGCTTTGATCCTTCAAATTAAAAAACGAAGCCTTTCCCATGTCTCTCTTGGTCATCAGCCGACCGGCAATCACGACTTCTTCTGTTTCTTCCTTTCTTCCTGCTTCAAAATGGCCAAATTTCTCACAAATATACCCCGCTTCATGAGTGGGTTTAAAGTTATGAGGGAAGGGATCTATCCCTTTTGCGCGAAGCAAATGGAGCTTTCTTCTCTTTTCGGCTCGCAAGGGATTTTCTTTCTCCAGTCCGGTCGCAGCCGTATCCTCGCTGTCATCTGAACTCATTTGATCTTTCATATAAAACCCTCTCCCTCAATCAATTCAGATTACTCAGCCGCACCTGCAAAAATATCCATCACTTTGTGAAGAATCTGAATAGACTCGTTCTTCGGGCGCTGAAAAGCGTTTCGTCCCATGATGCTACCGAATGCGCCACCCTGAGCCAGACCTCGAACCTCAGCAAGAAGCTCTTCGTTAGATTTTGCCTCACCTCCGCTAAAGATCACAACTCTCTTTCCGTTAAAAGCCGAGTCAAGCACATGGCGAGTTCGATCTGCCATTGTTTCAATTTTAATATTCATCTCTTTGTAAACCTTGCGTGCCGCTTCTTGCTCAACATAGGAGGTTGGAGGTTTCACTTTGATGATATGAGCGCCTAGTTGGGCGGCGATTTGAGCACAGTAGGCAATGACATCAATTCCCGTCTCACCCTGTTTAGAAAGGTCTGTGCCGCGGGCATAGGCCCAAACAACCACAACCAATCCTGCCTGCTTGGCCAAACGTGAGGCCGCCGCGATTTCTTCATACATTGCTTTTCGCTTTTCACTTCCCGGATAAATAGTGAAACCAATCGCCGAGCAGCCCAATCGCAGTGCATCCTCTACGGAAGAAGTGAGTGCCGAAATAGGAGATCCCTTTACTTCGAAAAGCGTCTCTGAATTGTTGATCTTTAATATCAATGGAATCTCTCCCGCATAATCCCGAACGCAAGCCTCAAGGGAACCAAGTGGCGCTGCATATGCATTGCATCCGGATTCAATGGCGAGTTGCATGTGATAGGCCGGGTCATAGCCATCCGGATTCTTGGCAAAACTCCGAGCTGGGCCATGTTCAAATCCCTGGTCGACGGGAAGAATCACCATCTTACCCGATCCTCCCAAACGGCCGTGATTCAAGAGCCTCGCCATATTTGCCAAAACCCCTGGATTCTCACTGCCGTACCAACTCAAAATTTCTCTAACTCTTGGTGTCATTTATTGCCCCTTAGCGAAAATTATCGAACCTGTCGATTGGAGTAGAAACCACAAACACAGATCTCTGACGTTTTTTTTAGAATTACGAACCTAATCATAGTGATCTACTAAATCAAGTAAAAGAGGGCCGCAATACAGAGAAGCTCTGCTGGATTTCATGATCTGTTTCATCCATAATGCACTCTATGGTTAAGTTCCTAGCAACTCGCTTTTCGCCATTTAAGCACGCCAGTTTTCGCCAATTTTTTTTGGTTCAAACAATTTCCATGGTCGGGACATGGTCTCATGAGCTGGCTCGTGCCTGGATCGTCGTGGAGATGCTCGGAAGAGCCGCTGCTTTGGGGCTGCTCATGATTTCCGTCGCATTGCCGGCCTCTTTTCTTATCCTCCAAGGCGGTGTTCTTGTCGATCGGCTCGAAGTCCGACGAGTGATGATTATTACACGGTCGATTCTTGCGATCTCCTCTCTCATTCTCGCGGCACTCACCGAATTCGGTCATATTCAACTCTGGCAGCTGATTGTATTTGGAATTATCGAAGGAACTGTCATGTCCTTGGACTCGCCTGCCGAACAGGCGCTTCGCGCCAGACTTGTCCCCCGATCGGACTTTCAACAGGCCATTGCCCTGTCTTCATCCAACTTTCACCTCGCAAGAATGCTGGGGCCATTGGTCGCCGGTTTTTTGATGGCTCATGGTGGTCCGTCTCTTGTTTTCCTGTTTGACGGACTGTCCTATTTTGGCCTCCTCTTCGTTCTTGCGAAGATCGATCTCCAGCCCCCACTTCACAAAGTTGCGCCCCACGGAACATCTCAACTTTCCGCCATCTCTGAAGGTTTTCGTTATCTCAAAAACAATCGCTCCATTCGCTATCGATTGATACAGCTCCTTCTCACGATTTGTTTTGTCTTTCCCATCATGATGGTCATCTTCCGCACTTTCGTGCGCCAGAAATTTGACCTTTCAGGTGCCGAGTTCGGCTACGTTTTTAGCCTGCCAGCCTTTGGAGCTCTGGCTGGAGCGCTGACCTTTGCTTTCTGGAAGCCTATAAAACCGATCAACACCCTTCAGTTAAGCATTCCGATGGGCATCTTGTCCCTTATTTCTGTTCCTTTCATGCCAACCACCACCACCACCTCATTGGCTATGACTGTGAATGGTTTTTTTAGCTATTTGACCTTTGCCTCTCTAACCGTGAGCATTCATTTGGACCTCCAAGAGGAGTATCGGGGGCGAATTAGCTCTCTCATTGGCATGTGTTTCATCAGTATAGGGCCAATCATGTGTCTTCCCGTTGGGGTTCTAGGCGATCATCTTGGCTTCAACTCAACCGTGTTAATTTTGGCAGGAATATTCGCCTTACTCAGTGCCCAACTCGCTCTCCTGCATTGGCGCTCTCTTCGGCGAATAGGTCCCATTTAGACTTAATTGATTTGGCTGGTTCACCTGCTTTGGTCGTTTTAAAAGAAGTTTGTCTTTTCTCCCCCAATTGGGTAATTGATAGGTGAAGAGGAGACTCCAAATGCCATCTCAAATTCAAATTCAGTTTGACCAAACGCCAAATCCGGCAACAATGAAGTTTTCATTTGGTCGGCAGATAGCCGACGAATCAGCCGAATTTTTGAGTGCAGGGCAAACCAAGCGCTCGCCTCTGGCTGCTAAGATCTTTGGCTTTCCCTGGGTTGCAGGCTTTTTTATTGGGGCCGACTTCGTCACAGTCACAAAACAGGATTGGGTTGATTGGGATATTATTGCAGAGCCTTTGGCAAGCCTTCTCGAGGAACATGTCCTCAGCGGCGAAGCTGTTCTTTTGCCCGAAGTGGTGACTCCCAAAAACGATGATTCAGAACAGGTGAGATTGATTAAACAAATCTTTTCCGATGAGATTCAGCCGGCTGTTGCAATGGATGGGGGAGATATCTCATTTCATAAATACGAAGATCAGATTGTTTACGTCTATATGAGAGGGTCTTGCTCTGGTTGTCCAAGTTCAATGATCACCCTTAAAGATGGAGTAGAAGCACGACTCAAATCATCAATACCTGAAATCAA includes the following:
- the lysS gene encoding lysine--tRNA ligase — its product is MSSDDSEDTAATGLEKENPLRAEKRRKLHLLRAKGIDPFPHNFKPTHEAGYICEKFGHFEAGRKEETEEVVIAGRLMTKRDMGKASFFNLKDQSGPIQVYVRVQELCEKDRLAFELIDIGDHVGVTGFVFKTQKGELSVHAKSFTILCKSLEPLPEKLHGVADIEIKYRHRHLDLIMSPESCRVFELRSQIIREIRKFLDGRGFLEVETPVLQPIYGGAAAYPFSTHHRALDMKLFLKISPELYLKRLIVGGLHKVYEISKNFRNEGIDRSHNPEFTMLEYYEAYTDYKDQMTQFEELVATVCENVRGSKRLVYQGKELDFTPPWRRLRVLDGIVEYGGFDPAKLSDEDLFEKIKSLGSDFKDQPRRGEMIMEAFELTVEKHLWQPTFILDFPVEVSPLTKKHRSESGLVERFEPIVAGMELGNAYTELNDPEDQLERLKEQESLRLIDEEAQPMDSDFIHAIDVGMPPTGGVGLGVERLVMILTDQPSIRDIIFFPTMKHK
- a CDS encoding class I fructose-bisphosphate aldolase, whose protein sequence is MTPRVREILSWYGSENPGVLANMARLLNHGRLGGSGKMVILPVDQGFEHGPARSFAKNPDGYDPAYHMQLAIESGCNAYAAPLGSLEACVRDYAGEIPLILKINNSETLFEVKGSPISALTSSVEDALRLGCSAIGFTIYPGSEKRKAMYEEIAAASRLAKQAGLVVVVWAYARGTDLSKQGETGIDVIAYCAQIAAQLGAHIIKVKPPTSYVEQEAARKVYKEMNIKIETMADRTRHVLDSAFNGKRVVIFSGGEAKSNEELLAEVRGLAQGGAFGSIMGRNAFQRPKNESIQILHKVMDIFAGAAE
- a CDS encoding MFS transporter; translation: MVKFLATRFSPFKHASFRQFFLVQTISMVGTWSHELARAWIVVEMLGRAAALGLLMISVALPASFLILQGGVLVDRLEVRRVMIITRSILAISSLILAALTEFGHIQLWQLIVFGIIEGTVMSLDSPAEQALRARLVPRSDFQQAIALSSSNFHLARMLGPLVAGFLMAHGGPSLVFLFDGLSYFGLLFVLAKIDLQPPLHKVAPHGTSQLSAISEGFRYLKNNRSIRYRLIQLLLTICFVFPIMMVIFRTFVRQKFDLSGAEFGYVFSLPAFGALAGALTFAFWKPIKPINTLQLSIPMGILSLISVPFMPTTTTTSLAMTVNGFFSYLTFASLTVSIHLDLQEEYRGRISSLIGMCFISIGPIMCLPVGVLGDHLGFNSTVLILAGIFALLSAQLALLHWRSLRRIGPI
- a CDS encoding NifU family protein; amino-acid sequence: MQIQFDQTPNPATMKFSFGRQIADESAEFLSAGQTKRSPLAAKIFGFPWVAGFFIGADFVTVTKQDWVDWDIIAEPLASLLEEHVLSGEAVLLPEVVTPKNDDSEQVRLIKQIFSDEIQPAVAMDGGDISFHKYEDQIVYVYMRGSCSGCPSSMITLKDGVEARLKSSIPEIKEVIAL